One Rhododendron vialii isolate Sample 1 chromosome 2a, ASM3025357v1 genomic region harbors:
- the LOC131310279 gene encoding uncharacterized protein LOC131310279 produces MGSNDGAGDRPTIMVTNDDGIDAPGLQALVRVLVSTNRFKVLVCAPDSEKSAVSHSITWSHAVSVKRVDIGGATAFAVSGTPADCTSLGISKALFPSVPDLVISGINMGSNCGYDIVYSGTVAGAREAFFNGVPSLSLSYHWVRGTSTIRDFTLAAEACLPIIYAILAEIKNKTYPNTCFLNIDLPTNVVIHKGYKLTKQGKSFNKMGWRQVTSDTQGGKMLSTMTMETNSITSSDVDLPTISGESLLFERAVRRAHVDDNDTDFPCLQKGYITVTALGALSDAASDCQAYLKEWLPGVAPRFSSSAL; encoded by the exons ATGGGTTCTAATGACGGCGCCGGCGATCGGCCGACAATTATGGTAACCAACGACGACGGAATCGACGCTCCAGGTTTGCAAGCTCTGGTTCGTGTCCTCGTCTCCACTAATAGATTCAAAGTTCTGGTCTGTGCCCCCGATTC GGAAAAGTCTGCTGTTAGTCACAGCATTACTTGGAGCCATGCTGTTTCCGTCAAGCGAGTAGATATTGGTGGAGCAACAGCATTTGCAGTCTCCG GAACCCCGGCGGATTGTACTTCTTTGGGAATCTCCAAAGCACTCTTCCCTTCAGTGCCTGATCTG GTAATCAGTGGCATTAATATGGGTAGTAACTGTGGTTATGACAT TGTCTATTCAGGGACAGTAGCTGGTGCTCGAGAGGCTTTCTTTAATGGtgtcccatctctctctttatcATATCACTG GGTTAGAGGCACTAGCACCATTCGTGATTTCACTCTGGCTGCAGAGGCTTGCTTACCCATCATATATGCTATATTGGCAGAGATCAAGAATAAGACATACCCTAACACATGTTTCTTGAATATAGATCTGCCAACGAATGTTGTTATTCATAAG GGATATAAGTTAACAAAGCAGGGCAAAAGTTTTAACAAAATGGGCTGGAGGCAAGTGACTTCCGACACACAGGGAGGAAAAATGTTATCGACAATGACTATGGAGACAAATTCAATAACAAGCTCAGATGTGGATTTGCCAACCATATCAGGAGAAAGCCTCTTATTCGAGAGAGCA GTAAGAAGAGCCCATGTTGACGACAATGATACAGATTTCCCTTGCCTTCAAAAAGGATAT ATAACTGTCACTGCTCTAGGCGCCCTATCTGATGCAGCTTCAGATTGCCAGGCATACTTAAAAGAGTGGCTCCCTGGTGTGGCTCCCCGCTTTTCTTCTTCGGCCTTATAA
- the LOC131310262 gene encoding uncharacterized protein LOC131310262, with the protein MEEGVRSREGLVKKKNSSGCLIIKKKVDGSRKVFESNKERKRPRLAPSNSSGSSGDDDDDSEELSNRKKTGSFQNGQNGGMESDRKGRLDVFEFDDEYDYGHHRFKHTSRKWNDGDIETGSSRHIMIEKRKKSYFDSGSESLSGGRKRGSDYGFKSRLETDDDEAHLPISSFRQKVCAPSDEPIRLQGKNGVLKVMVNKKKKMDVPSKLTDRQLVVGDRKGSKSEIVIKKKDTSIEPSFYSDSKRTEKVVPVIRTEKSEVKGRKPVSKSAKGGDSETEDSDTSLRRGPSRLQASKRVRRTGGKTPSAEKMKPVKGKGVSKSAKGGDSEMEDSDMSLRQGPSVQASKRIRRTDGETPPAEKMKTMKGKEVSKSGKGSDSETEDSDTSLRRGSSSVPASKGVRRTAGKAPSAGKRKPDKGKEVQTKRGSGTEKQLLREKIRHMLISAGWTIDYRPRRNRDYLDSVYIDPSGTGYWSIIKAYDALQKQQDVEDADVKQGEDSSQFLPLPDDLLSKLTRQTRKKREREMKMKRKNHGRTRRGKERKEGSAKGTEHNGKSPKGRSDETSNASGDDSGSNLSPKRERSGKQSTATNSRTIQGRKSRKIGRCTLLIRSSDKRADSESDGYVPFTGKRTVLSWLIDSGVVHLSERVQYMNRRRTRAMLEGWVTRDGIHCGCCSKILTVSKFEIHAGSKLRQPFQNIYLESGTSLSQCQIEAWNRQEESKRIGFHTVGTDGDDPDDDTCGLCGDGGDLICCDGCPSTFHQSCLDIQMLPPGDWHCPNCICKICGIVGEVSDVGDTATVGALPTCSLCVKKYHESCSQEMEPADVNRASASFCGKKCQELFDSLQKLLGVKHELEAGFSWSLIHRTEIDTDASHRGAPQRVECNSKLAVALSVMNECFLPIVDRRSGINLIHNILYNCGSNFSRLNYSGFYTAILERGDEIVSAAAIRIHGTQLAEMPFIGTRHMYRRQGMCRRLLSAIELALCSLKVEKLFIPAIAEHMNTWTMVFGFNPLEELHKQELRSMNMLVFPGTDMLQQPLVEQKTTGENTTANSDTKSILIKEDLRLEPDLTKKSDADSSGGHDLNIRDDDVIMQNGDEIDDKAAAEDSGLEGPAVLSEGNALLTSSTGVSCEPKVEVLNDEKATLQSQSVEMSTESSADFVKGPPSSDLHHDLLKMENPVLDPSVNSISSLSLGEVLESNVKAAVVELVLDPLEETSAMDTAEEFKGDKKLLSVSTVDATDETTKESNSDLSTRISDSMEYKLHVASESEVKVDEPVEGNIESFVEGYKDGNHDAKVKVLDSLGGISAEEEKNNGILDLVSVSSSNGNDECSVQLASDMNQPDALHLPSKLIVASLVSNAEVAFETEVAIVEGNGQSSAASDIVDTLVLDSLDDSSTHNTTEEVNNKPHQVPLSNLCEKEESSNSGSNHQSKCEVESEIPVASEVCYEADTAPVRNDIRSSEVGDIDDKVNDGKVACVEPDLDSCGEISAQENDITKDQEPASVSSLDVSAECTIHLNSASNKQNALDMESNLHAASEVALGGCNILLSGEDDMGKKAEEVNVINAPVEISVEHLTEEIKANVTVSTIHESDDSSVQFESDQNNQSANAMETDLS; encoded by the exons ATGGAAGAGGGGGTGAGATCTAGAGAGGGtttggtaaagaagaagaattcttCAGGTTGCTTGATAATAAAGAAGAAAGTTGATGGGTCAAGAAAGGTGTTCGAGTCGAATAAGGAGAGGAAAAGGCCGCGTTTGGCTCCCAGTAATTCTTCTGGTTCTAGCGGTGATGATGATGACGACTCAGAAGAGCTTTCTAATAGGAAGAAAACTGGAAGTTTTCAAAATGGTCAGAACGGCGGAATGGAGAGTGACAGGAAGGGGAGGTTAGATGTGTTCGAGTTCGATGATGAGTATGATTACGGGCATCACAGGTTTAAGCACACTAGCCGGAAATGGAACGACGGGGATATCGAAACCGGGTCTAGTAGACATATTATGattgagaagagaaagaaatctTATTTTGATAGTGGAAGCGAGTCTTTATCGGGTGGAAGGAAAAGGGGATCAGATTATGGTTTTAAGAGTAGGTTGGAGACAGACGACGATGAAGCTCATTTACCCATTTCGTCCTTTAGACAGAAGGTTTGTGCACCTTCTGACGAGCCTATCAGATTGCAGGGCAAAAATGGTGTTCTGAAAGTGATGgtcaacaaaaagaagaagatggacgTTCCTAGTAAACTCACTGATCGCCAGTTGGTAGTTGGAGATAGAAAGGGTTCTAAGTCCGAAATTGTTATCAAGAAGAAGGACACGTCTATTGAACCTTCGTTTTACTCGGATTCAAAACGAACTGAAAAAGTAGTTCCAGTTATTAGGACGGAGAAGAGTGAAGTCAAAGGGAGAAAACCAGTGTCTAAGAGTGCCAAGGGTGGTGATTCAGAAACAGAGGACAGTGATACGTCATTGAGGCGGGGACCATCACGTCTGCAAGCTTCGAAAAGGGTAAGGAGAACGGGTGGGAAAACTCCATCAGCTGAAAAAATGAAGCCTGTTAAAGGGAAGGGAGTGTCTAAGAGTGCTAAGGGTGGTGATTCAGAAATGGAGGACAGTGATATGTCGTTGAGGCAGGGACCAAGCGTGCAAGCTTCGAAACGGATACGGAGAACTGACGGGGAAACTCCACCGGCTGAAAAAATGAAGACTATGAAAGGAAAGGAAGTGTCTAAGAGTGGTAAGGGTAGTGATTCAGAAACAGAGGACAGTGATACGTCGTTGAGGCGGGGATCATCAAGTGTGCCAGCTTCGAAAGGGGTAAGGAGGACTGCTGGGAAAGCTCCATCAGCTGGAAAAAGGAAGCCCGATAAAGGAAAGGAAGTACAAACAAAGCGTGGTAGTGGGACGGAAAAGCAATTGTTGCGTGAGAAGATTCGGCATATGCTTATAAGTGCTGGTTGGACAATTGATTATAGACCTCGAAGGAACAGAGATTATTTAGATTCTGTGTACATTGATCCCAGTGGAACAGGATACTGGTCCATTATTAAGGCTTATGATGCACTTCAAAAGCAACAGGACGTAGAAGACGCTGATGTAAAACAAGGTGAGGACTCCTCACAATTTTTGCCGTTGCCAGATGACTTGCTAAGTAAATTAACTAGGCAAACTCGGAAgaagagggaaagagagatgAAGATGAAGCGGAAAAATCATGGTAGGACTAGGAGAGGCAAAGAAAGGAAGGAAGGGTCTGCAAAGGGTACAGAACATAATGGTAAATCACCAAAAGGGAGATCAGATGAAACAAGTAATGCAAGTGGAGATGATTCAGGCAGTAATTTATCTCCCAAGCGAGAGAGATCTGGAAAACAGTCCACTGCAACTAATTCTCGCACAATACAAGGAAGAAAGAGTCGAAAAATTGGCAGATGTACGTTATTGATTCGCAGTTCTGACAAGAGAGCAGATTCAGAAAGTGACGGTTATGTTCCATTTACAGGGAAAAGAACAGTGCTTTCCTGGCTTATTGACTCTGGAGTGGTTCATTTAAGTGAGAGAGTGCAGTACATGAACCGTAGAAGGACACGGGCGATGCTAGAGGGCTGGGTTACAAGAGATGGTATACACTGTGGCTGTTGTAGCAAAATCCTCACTGTCTCAAAGTTTGAGATTCATGCTGGAAGCAAACTGAGACAGCCATTCCAAAACATATATTTGGAGTCTGGTACATCCCTTTCGCAATGCCAGATAGAGGCGTGGAATAGACAAGAGGAGTCCAAACGCATTGGTTTTCACACTGTGGGCACTGATGGTGATGATCCGGATGATGATACTTGTGGGCTCTGCGGTGATGGTGGGGATTTGATCTGTTGTGATGGGTGTCCATCAACATTTCATCAGAGTTGCTTAGATATACAG ATGCTTCCCCCTGGTGATTGGCACTGTCCCAACTGTATATGCAAAATTTGTGGAATTGTGGGTGAGGTTAGCGATGTGGGAGATACTGCAACCGTCGGCGCCCTTCCGACTTGCAGCCTGTGTGTAAAAAAAT ATCATGAATCTTGCAGTCAGGAGATGGAACCCGCTGATGTAAATCGTGCATCCGCTTCCTTTTGTGGGAAGAAGTGCCAAGAG CTCTTTGACTCATTACAGAAGCTTCTTGGGGTCAAACATGAATTGGAAGCGGGATTTTCATGGTCTCTCATTCATCGAACAGAGATCGACACGGATGCATCACACCGTGGAGCTCCACAGAGGGTGGAATGCAATTCTAAGCTAGCTGTTGCACTCTCTGTTATGAATGAGTGCTTTTTGCCTATCGTTGACAGGAGGAGCGGAATCAATTTGATACATAATATTCTCTACAATTGTGG ATCAAACTTCAGTCGGCTAAACTATAGTGGCTTCTATACTGCTATTTTGGAGAGGGGTGATGAAATCGTTTCCGCAGCAGCCATCAG GATCCACGGGACACAACTTGCAGAGATGCCTTTCATTGGGACACGTCATATGTATAGACGCCAAGGGATGTGCCGCCGACTTCTTAGCGCCATTGAATTG GCCCTCTGCTCTCTCAAAGTCGAGAAATTGTTTATTCCTGCCATTGCTGAGCACATGAATACATGGACTATGGTTTTTGGTTTCAATCCACTTGAGGAGTTGCACAAGCAAGAACTGAGGTCGATGAATATGTTGGTGTTTCCTGGCACAGACATGCTACAGCAACCACTAGTGGAACAAAAAACCACAGGGGAAAACACAACTGCCAACTCAG ATACGAAATCCATTCTAATCAAAGAAGATCTTCGTCTTGAGCCtgatttgacaaaaaaatcaGATGCTGATTCCTCTGGGGGCCATGATCTCAACATCCGTGATGATGATGTTATCATGCAAAATGGCGATGAAATTGATGACAAAGCTGCTGCTGAAGATTCTGGTTTGGAAGGCCCGGCTGTTCTCTCAGAGGGTAATGCACTGTTGACTTCTTCGACGGGTGTTTCTTGTGAACCTAAAGTTGAAGTCTTGAACGACGAGAAGGCGACTCTTCAGTCTCAGTCAGTAGAAATGTCAACTGAATCTTCTGCTGACTTTGTTAAGGGCCCCCCTTCCTCAGATTTGCATCATGATCTCCTTAAGATGGAAAATCCTGTATTAGATCCTTCTGTCAACAGTATTTCTTCTCTCAGCCTGGGTGAAGTTCTCGAATCTAATGTCAAAGCTGCTGTAGTTGAACTGGTTCTTGATCCCTTGGAGGAAACATCGGCCATGGATACTGCTGAGGAGTTCAAAGGAGATAAAAAGCTTCTTTCCGTCTCCACTGTGGATGCAACTGATGAGACCACAAAGGAATCCAACTCTGATTTGAGTACTCGCATTTCAGATAGCATGGAATACAAGTTGCATGTGGCTTCAGAATCTGAAGTCAAAGTTGATGAACCTGTTGAAGGTAATATTGAGTCTTTCGTGGAGGGTTATAAAGATGGTAATCATGATGCGAAAGTAAAAGTCCTTGATTCTTTGGGTGGAATTTCTGCGGAGGAAGAGAAAAATAACGGGATCCTGGATCTAGTTTCTGTATCTTCTTCCAATGGAAATGATGAGTGTAGTGTGCAACTTGCATCGGATATGAATCAACCAGATGCACTTCATCTGCCAAGCAAATTGATTGTGGCTTCACTTGTTTCGAATGCAGAGGTTGCTTTTGAAACAGAAGTTGCTATAGTAGAAGGTAACGGTCAGTCTTCTGCTGCGAGTGACATTGTTGATACTCTTGTTTTGGATTCTTTAGATGACAGTTCTACTCATAACACGACTGAAGAAGTTAACAATAAGCCGCATCAGGTTCCCCTTTCCAATCTGTGTGAAAAAGAGGAAAGTAGTAACTCTGGTTCGAATCATCAGAGTAAATGTGAGGTTGAAAGTGAAATTCCTGTGGCTTCAGAAGTTTGTTATGAAGCAGATACAGCACCAGTGAGAAATGATATTCGAAGTTCTGAAGTGGGTGACATTGATGATAAAGTTAATGATGGCAAAGTTGCTTGTGTTGAACCTGATCTTGATTCTTGTGGGGAAATTTCTGCTCAGGAAAACGACATTACTAAAGACCAGGAACCTGCATCTGTTTCTTCGCTTGACGTATCTGCTGAGTGTACCATTCATTTGAACTCGGCTTCGAACAAGCAGAATGCTCTTGACATGGAAAGCAACTTGCATGCAGCTTCAGAAGTTGCTCTAGGTGGATGTAATATTCTTTTAAGTGGAGAAGATGACATGGGTAAAAAAGCTGAAGAGGTAAATGTCATAAATGCCCCCGTCGAAATCTCTGTGGAACATCTAACTGAGGAAATCAAAGCAAATGTTACAGTTTCAACTATTCATGAATCTGATGACAGTTCCGTTCAATTTGAATCTGATCAGAATAATCAGAGTGCAAATGCAATGGAAACTGACTTGTCATAG